The following are encoded together in the Pleurocapsa sp. FMAR1 genome:
- a CDS encoding NB-ARC domain-containing protein, which yields MDIEAVIALVDREVYHRTQKHLNDLQQAIVTQVWQRQKYLEIADEYGCTEGHVKDTGSLLWKLLSAAWDKKVTKNNFRSLIKRQLQSLNNTDKKNIENLAVAIDQINGDSSFIGRQKAIATLQNLVKQNHKIIVLQGEGGIGKTTLAQQFLANQGFELILEVLMAKETANIISVDSVVEEWLQRDLHQESGKEFGVTLARFKRYLEQHTVGILIDNLEPALDRHGKLIDAHRDYIELLRILADTKVRSVTIITSRDRLCEAEINLEHYRLSGLDLAAWQQYFTAHHIETNNQAIAQIHQTYGGNAKVMGILCGIVREDYDGDLEQYWQENSHDPLVETDLKNLVVSQFNRLQDLDAQAYLLLCRLGCYRYQDLAKITLPGLLCLLWDVTKQQRVIKSLRNRSLLEFAQGEYWLHPMVQAEAKSRLQLSQPEWQQTHCQIAMFLTESITRINNIQDGLTALEAYYHYTATEDYASAAKVILYSRENQWGQFLTLGTTLNRLGIIQPLLNAINQIIDRVKNDRHRSELNNILGDLYWTTGKVHQAISHQQETIATSQHCLQSIAVTLANKHDLYYWRMLEVDSLLSLGLYHIDLWELTTAAGLFQQAIALANNTKHHSWSEKAALGLALVNSYLGTTDEPNHLVRKLYRLIVDLEDRTYNTGRFAYFMQILGQILFNHQELKPAKIMWQKAIAFSQSSHYTQIKAKSLIGLGCIERQAGNFSLAHNYHQQSIELLDQITAKCDLAEAYVQWGITLKSDRHGKSQKCFEDAIDLYQQIQAPKQVERVSLIIELKKNNF from the coding sequence ATGGATATAGAAGCAGTAATAGCCTTGGTAGATCGAGAAGTTTATCATCGTACCCAAAAGCATCTAAATGATCTACAGCAGGCTATTGTTACTCAAGTTTGGCAACGCCAGAAATATCTGGAAATTGCGGACGAATACGGCTGTACAGAAGGACACGTAAAGGATACGGGTTCGCTACTTTGGAAATTGTTATCGGCAGCCTGGGATAAAAAGGTAACTAAAAATAATTTTCGCAGCTTGATTAAAAGACAACTTCAGTCTTTAAATAATACAGACAAGAAAAATATCGAAAACTTGGCTGTGGCTATTGACCAGATTAATGGCGATTCTAGCTTTATTGGTAGACAAAAAGCGATCGCCACTCTCCAAAATTTAGTCAAGCAAAATCACAAAATTATTGTACTACAAGGGGAAGGAGGAATAGGCAAAACCACGTTAGCGCAACAGTTTTTAGCTAATCAAGGTTTTGAGTTGATTTTAGAAGTCTTGATGGCAAAAGAGACAGCCAATATTATTTCGGTAGATAGTGTGGTGGAAGAATGGTTGCAGCGAGATTTGCATCAAGAATCGGGCAAAGAATTTGGCGTTACCCTAGCCAGATTTAAACGATATTTAGAACAGCACACGGTAGGAATTTTAATTGACAATCTAGAACCTGCTTTAGATAGGCACGGCAAACTTATTGACGCTCATCGCGACTATATTGAGCTACTGAGAATCTTAGCCGATACTAAAGTACGTTCAGTGACTATAATAACTAGTCGCGATCGCCTGTGCGAAGCAGAAATTAACCTAGAACACTATCGTTTATCAGGATTAGATTTAGCTGCTTGGCAACAATATTTTACGGCACATCACATTGAAACGAACAATCAAGCAATTGCTCAGATTCATCAAACCTATGGTGGCAATGCCAAGGTAATGGGCATCCTGTGTGGCATTGTTCGAGAAGATTATGATGGGGATTTAGAGCAATATTGGCAGGAAAATAGTCACGATCCTTTAGTTGAGACAGATTTAAAAAATTTAGTTGTCAGCCAATTTAATCGTCTGCAAGATTTGGATGCCCAGGCTTATTTGCTGCTTTGCCGTTTAGGTTGTTATCGCTATCAAGATTTAGCCAAAATCACTTTACCAGGATTACTTTGTCTGTTGTGGGATGTAACTAAGCAGCAAAGAGTAATCAAATCTCTGCGTAATCGTTCTTTGTTAGAATTTGCTCAGGGTGAATACTGGCTACATCCAATGGTACAGGCTGAAGCAAAATCGAGGTTGCAGCTATCTCAACCAGAATGGCAACAAACCCATTGTCAGATTGCGATGTTTCTGACGGAGAGTATTACCCGAATCAATAATATTCAAGATGGCTTAACTGCTTTAGAAGCATACTATCACTACACGGCAACTGAAGATTATGCCAGTGCAGCTAAAGTTATTCTTTATAGTCGAGAAAACCAATGGGGACAATTTCTAACTTTAGGCACAACTCTTAATCGCCTGGGTATCATTCAACCGCTCTTAAATGCTATTAACCAAATTATAGACAGGGTGAAAAACGATCGCCATCGTAGCGAACTAAATAATATTTTAGGAGATTTATACTGGACTACGGGAAAAGTGCATCAGGCAATTTCTCATCAGCAAGAGACTATTGCCACCAGCCAACACTGTCTGCAATCAATTGCTGTGACTTTAGCCAATAAACACGACCTATATTACTGGCGGATGCTGGAGGTCGATTCTCTCTTAAGTCTAGGACTGTATCATATCGACCTTTGGGAACTAACTACCGCAGCAGGTTTATTTCAACAGGCGATCGCTCTGGCTAACAATACCAAGCATCATTCTTGGTCAGAAAAGGCAGCTTTAGGATTAGCATTGGTAAATTCTTATTTGGGAACTACCGATGAACCCAATCATCTTGTGCGCAAGCTTTATCGATTAATTGTAGATTTAGAAGATCGAACCTACAATACAGGACGCTTTGCTTATTTTATGCAAATTCTCGGACAAATACTTTTTAATCATCAAGAACTAAAGCCAGCTAAAATAATGTGGCAAAAAGCGATCGCCTTTTCTCAATCGAGCCACTATACTCAAATAAAAGCCAAATCTTTAATCGGTTTAGGCTGTATCGAACGCCAAGCGGGTAACTTCAGCCTCGCTCATAACTATCATCAGCAGTCTATAGAATTACTCGATCAAATTACCGCTAAATGCGACCTTGCAGAAGCCTATGTTCAATGGGGTATTACCTTAAAAAGCGATCGGCACGGCAAAAGCCAGAAGTGTTTTGAAGATGCAATCGATCTTTATCAGCAAATTCAAGCTCCCAAACAGGTTGAGAGAGTGAGTTTAATTATAGAACTAAAAAAAAACAACTTTTGA